The following coding sequences lie in one Apium graveolens cultivar Ventura chromosome 1, ASM990537v1, whole genome shotgun sequence genomic window:
- the LOC141724448 gene encoding polygalacturonase-like → MAYYLILTLSTIFLLHSSFAARLSINVQRLGAKADGKTDVSKVFLRAWNSACASRKPAQIYVPRGRYLIRSPIVFNGRNCKRSMFIRIEGTIVASTDYNLLGKHGNWIKFERVNGLAISGGNIDAKGAALWNCKKSGKNCPTGATSIGFYSSTNVVVSRLTSINSQLFHMIVYKCRDVNLRGIKILARGSSPNTDGINVQFSSGVSILNSGISTGDDCVSIGPGTTNTWIENVSCGPGHGISIGSLGRNSKEPGVQNLTVKSVTFRNTDNGVRIKTWARSSNGFVRNVLFKNIVMSNVKNPVIIDQDYCPNNQNCPGKVSGIKISNIRYQNIRGSSATPVAVQFQCSMKYPCSGIRLQDVSLTYKNQAAKASCAYVGGTASGVMKPSSCL, encoded by the exons ATGGCTTATTATCTTATACTAACACTTTCCACCATTTTTCTCTTACATTCATCATTCGCAGCAAGACTCTCCATCAATGTGCAAAGATTGGGAGCCAAAGCTGATGGCAAGACGGATGTTTCAAAGGTTTTTCTCAGGGCATGGAATTCAGCTTGTGCCTCTAGAAAGCCAGCCCAAATTTACGTACCCCGAGGAAGATACCTGATTCGCAGTCCAATAGTATTTAATGGCCGCAACTGTAAACGCAGCATGTTCATTCGTATCGAGGGCACAATTGTAGCTTCTACTGATTACAATCTTCTTGGCAAGCATGGAAACTGGATCAAGTTTGAAAGAGTAAATGGACTTGCCATTTCCGGAGGAAATATAGATGCCAAGGGAGCAGCTCTGTGGAATTGCAAAAAATCTGGAAAGAATTGCCCTACAGGCGCAACG AGCATAGGGTTCTACAGCTCAACCAATGTTGTTGTGAGTAGACTAACATCAATAAATAGCCAATTGTTCCACATGATCGTCTACAAATGCAGAGATGTCAATTTACGAGGAATCAAAATCTTAGCACGCGGTAGCAGCCCCAACACCGATGGTATTAATGTGCAATTCTCATCAGGAGTCAGCATCTTAAACTCTGGAATTAGTACCGGGGATGACTGTGTGTCAATTGGACCTGGCACTACTAATACATGGATTGAAAACGTTTCCTGCGGTCCTGGTCATGGTATCAG CATTGGAAGTCTGGGCCGGAATTCAAAAGAACCTGGTGTTCAAAATCTTACGGTTAAATCAGTTACATTCCGGAATACTGACAATGGCGTGCGAATAAAAACATGGGCAAGATCTAGCAATGGATTTGTTAGAAATGTTCTATTTAAGAATATTGTTATGAGCAATGTCAAGAATCCGGTCATTATTGACCAAGACTACTGTCCTAACAACCAAAATTGCCCGGGAAAG GTTTCTGGAATTAAGATTAGCAACATAAGGTATCAAAACATTCGTGGATCATCGGCAACGCCAGTGGCTGTGCAGTTCCAATGTAGTATGAAATATCCGTGCAGTGGGATACGATTACAAGATGTATCACTCACATATAAAAATCAAGCAGCAAAAGCGTCGTGTGCCTATGTTGGAGGAACTGCTTCTGGCGTTATGAAGCCTTCCAGCTGTTTATAA
- the LOC141724454 gene encoding polygalacturonase-like has product MACYLILTLSIIFLLHSSFAARISINVQRLGAKADGKTDVSKVFLRAWNAACASRKPAQIYVPRGRYLIRNPIVFSGHTCKRSMSIRIEGTIVASTDYNLLGKHGNWIKFERVNGLFISGGNIDAKGAALWNCKKSGKNCPTGTTSIGFYSSTNVVVSRLTSINSQMFHMIVYKCRDVKLHGIKILALDSSPNTDGINVQYSSGVSILNSRISTGDDCVSIGPGTTNTWIENVFCGPGHGISIGSLGWDLKEPGVQNLTVKSVAFRNTGNGVRIKTWARSSNGFVRNVLFKNIAMSNVKNPIIIDQEYCPNNQNCPGKVSGIKISNIRYQNIRGSSATPVAVQLQCSKKYPCSGIRLQDVALTYKNQAAKASCAYAGGTASGVMNPSSCL; this is encoded by the exons ATGGCTTGTTATCTTATACTAACACTTTCCATCATTTTCCTCTTACATTCATCATTCGCAGCAAGAATCTCGATCAATGTCCAAAGATTGGGAGCCAAAGCTGATGGCAAGACGGATGTTTCAAAGGTTTTCCTCAGGGCATGGAATGCAGCTTGTGCCTCTAGAAAGCCAGCCCAAATTTATGTACCCCGAGGAAGATACCTGATTCGCAATCCAATAGTATTTAGTGGCCACACCTGTAAACGCAGCATGTCCATTCGTATCGAGGGCACAATTGTAGCTTCTACTGATTACAATCTTCTTGGCAAGCATGGAAACTGGATCAAGTTTGAAAGAGTAAATGGACTTTTCATTTCCGGAGGAAATATAGATGCCAAGGGAGCAGCTCTGTGGAATTGCAAAAAATCTGGAAAGAACTGCCCTACAGGCACAACG AGCATAGGGTTCTACAGCTCAACCAATGTTGTTGTGAGTAGATTAACATCAATAAATAGCCAAATGTTCCACATGATAGTCTACAAATGCAGAGATGTCAAATTACATGGAATCAAAATCTTAGCACTTGATAGCAGCCCCAACACCGATGGTATCAACGTTCAATATTCATCGGGAGTTAGCATCTTAAACTCTCGAATTAGTACTGGGGATGATTGTGTATCAATAGGACCTGGCACTACTAACACATGGATCGAAAACGTTTTCTGCGGTCCTGGTCATGGCATCAG CATTGGAAGTCTAGGCTGGGATTTGAAAGAACCCGGTGTTCAAAATCTTACGGTTAAATCAGTTGCATTCCGGAATACTGGCAATGGTGTTCGAATAAAAACATGGGCAAGGTCTAGCAATGGATTTGTTAGAAATGTTCTTTTCAAGAATATTGCTATGAGCAATGTCAAAAATCCAATCATTATTGACCAAGAGTACTGTCCTAACAACCAAAATTGCCCGGGAAAG GTTTCTGGAATTAAGATTAGCAATATAAGGTATCAAAACATTCGTGGATCATCGGCAACGCCAGTTGCTGTGCAGTTACAATGTAGTAAGAAATATCCTTGCAGTGGAATAAGACTACAAGATGTTGCACTCACGTATAAAAATCAAGCAGCAAAAGCGTCGTGTGCCTATGCTGGAGGAACTGCTTCTGGCGTTATGAATCCTTCTAGCTGTTTATAG